The Rhizoctonia solani chromosome 4, complete sequence genome contains a region encoding:
- a CDS encoding autophagy-related protein 11 produces MRIIAAEEGRELQPDVAFQELYQQGNLSLALQSLTGIPPAAQLIYLSSGEQLREENAEELLSGPDPTIFIFNRDLVDDSRDPPNELLVLDATLPTSGDVIHDAEMYLEHIRSQGTSVEIQRQALSTVLRNLESHAIVLMDAFDIFRSVAQRELNRQQSLLDGHKFDLEIISKVKVHPEFLSITVRRGVEATGRERTLGDYVSSSKMHMVAESCGRLHSDLSARYGTVSQTFNQLVASVAELKSKVDGNISSDAVLLVEQADKFVGALGDGTQGIDVVGSQSSMAQLYLDICSIKNKSTEHVFLILSEVADIQRLMSSIPETLATLESDFRQKGGFPHLQRLHSMLYMYGATVIEVVRRREFSRFFTEKAQAIAEVLAKISSHERKRRQVYRSEVHGQLPFDPRGMDEPAPTMEISTSGGEEPAIAMERHDIAVFLDLLSQIERSSNLVTLPPGVLNPASEARLAFERLIAKLDNIESDFDRLAERAVLSASRIYQSRRQSTSDQSTMHEIIEQLHEAQVAKMEQEIAFQRENAALKVETERLQKEVTSASAGKQRLERLEIELDVTRAKHASELAARQGLEQRLKDSERVRNALQQEVDQLRAGAHASNIVKQDATKLSALEEQKTELEASLERLQTQNRRLEEDLELMHQEKDDLNQIIRDKDAILKEQVSAAERSLRDHIAETDGDRAVLEQQVAELRNALDNHNSSEIQKLQLQVSRLEEDKQQIEAKFGTSSDTMSKLAAAVHNLYASQTQALSVAQSLLKASRANSNGIDGNPNQSVETPLAPPLAIELPAPLPDFDPAHPQAMIDALAAFDSKLLEDAVAKVGTNARKYLKLSKEYRERSKSKITFRNFARGDLALFLPTRNSIAKPWAAFNVAFPHYFLNATEDISELLKSREWIVARIVSITERIADSKRPNGNPFGLGDGVKFHLLDVEDWTQPSSAAKKRVDSNLTRPLSIASYEARERISSWTETTAMATALPQSISDKEGTSPGVTGSPGQKFGPRPPSPPRYFSKMSVSPSAGPSSLSKVLAQAPVPSSPRPSSTFSNQRNVNPERSRSRTTSLSSARRPQFNGSNKAAATTALSDPAVPATSSGATPEPGTTPSPSGSAFEGMSSIALAQRRPTSISPGISAGSTLANIASNLGLPIRRKPILEQARASPALSEIE; encoded by the exons ATGCGAATCATTGCTGCCGAGGAGGGAAGAGAGCTACAGCCcgatgtggctttccaagAGCTATACCA ACAAGGAAACCTGAGTCTCGCCCTTCAGAGCTTGACTGGTATTCCACCAGCGGCACAGCTCATTTATTTATCAAGTGGCGAACAGCTAAGAGAAGAAAATGCAGAAGAGCTCTTATCAGGACCTGACCCC ACGATATTTATATTCAACCGTGACCTGGTGGATGATAGTCGTGATCCTCCCAATGAACTGCTCGTTCTGGATGCGACTTTACCAACATCAG GAGACGTAATACATGATGCCGAAATGTACCTTGAGCATATTCGTTCACAAGGAACGTCCGTCGAGATCCAACGCCAGGCATTGTCCACTGTTTTACGAAACTTAGAGTCACATGCCATCGTATTGATGGACGCATTCGATATTTTCCGCAGTGTGGCACAGCGTGAGCTCAACCGCCAGCAATCACTGCTTGACGGCCACAAATTCGATCTTGAAATCATATCCAAAGTCAAGGTACATCCTGAGTTTTTGTCGATAACTGTAAGGCGAGGAGTAGAGGCGACGGGGCGCGAGAGAACTCTTGGGGATTATGTTTCTAGTTCGAAGATGCACATGGTAGCGGAGTCGTGCGGGCGTTTACACA GCGACTTGTCTGCTCGCTATGGCACTGTATCGCAAACGTTCAATCAATTGGTTGCGAGCGTCGCTGAGCTGAAATCGAAGGTGGACGGTAACAT TTCAAGCGACGCCGTTCTATTAGTCGAACAAGCAGACAAATTTGTTGGAGCCTTAGGAGACGGAACCCAAG GAATAGATGTTGTAGGAAGCCAGTCGAGCATGGCACAGCTATACTTGGACATCTGCTCCATCAAG AACAAATCGACAGAACACGTCTTTTTGATTTTATCTGAAGTCGCCGATATTCAACGCCTGATGTCCAGTATACCTGAGACCCTTGCAACGCTGGAATCCGATTTCCGACAGAAAGGAGGGTTTCCTCACTTACAACGCCTGCACAGTATGTTGTACATGTACGGTGCAACCGTAATCGAAGTTGTACGCCGAAGAGAATTCA GTAGATTTTTTACGGAAAAGGCGCAAGCAATTGCTGAAGTTTTAGCAAAGATATCATCACATGAGCGTAAACGCCGTCAAGTATATCGCAGCGAGGTCCATGGCCAACTTCCGTTTGATCCTCGAGGAATGGATGAGCCTGCGCCTACCATGGAGATCAGTACCAGTGGGGGAGAAGAACCTGCTATTGCCATGGAGCGACATGACATTGCTG TGTTCCTGGATCTCCTTTCTCAGATCGAACGATCGTCGAATTTGGTGACGCTCCCTCCTGGTGTCTTAAATCCTGCTTCCGAAGCTAGACTCGCGTTTGAGCGACTTATAGCAAAGCTCGACAACATTGAGTCAGATTTCGATAGGCTTGCTGAGCGTGCTG TGCTGTCTGCATCGCGGATTTACCAATCCCGAAGGCAAT CGACAAGCGATCAGTCCACTATGCATGAGATAATCGAACAGCTTCATGAAGCGCAGGTTGCTAAAATGGAACAAGAAATCGCTTTCCAACGTGAAAATGCAGCCCTGAAAGTGGAGACAGAACGTTTACAGAAAGAAGTGACCAGTGCATCTGCCGGCAAACAACGTTTAGAACGGCTCGAGATCGAGCTGGATGTTACTCGAGCCAAGCACGCGTCAGAACTCGCGGCTCGACAGGGTCTCGAACAGCGCTTAAAGGACTCGGAAAGGGTCCGAAATGCTCTACAGCAGGAAGTCGATCAATTGCGAGCCGGTGCACATGCTAGCAATATCGTAAAACAGGATGCTACTAAGCTTAGTGCGCTCGAGGAGCAGAAAACTGAGCTCGAAGCTTCTTTGGAGCGACTGCAGACTCAAAATCGCCGGCTCGAGGAGGATTTGGAGCTCATGCACCAAGAAAAAGACGATCTGAATCAAATCATTCGGGACAAGGATGCTATACTGAAGGAACAAGTCAGTGCAGCCGAGCGCTCGCTGCGAGACCATATTGCCGAGACGGATGGTGATCGAG CCGTTCTGGAACAACAGGTTGCAGAACTTCGCAACGCTCTCGATAATCATAACTCGAGCGAGATTCAGAAGCTCCAACTTCAAGTATCTCGACTTGAAGAAGACAAACAGCAGATTGAGGCAAAGTTCGGCACTTCCAGCGATACAATGTCCAAATTAGCTGCAGCGGTGCACAACTTGTATGCGAGTCAAACCCAAGCACTATCTGTGGCTCAGAGTCTTCTCAAGGCTTCGAGAGCAAACTCGAACGGAATTGACGGTAATCCCAATCAATCAGTCGAAACGCCATTAGCCCCTCCCCTCGCAATCGAGCTGCCCGCCCCTCTGCCAGACTTCGATCCAGCTCATCCTCAAGCGATGATTGATGCATTGGCGGCATTCGACTCTAAATTACTTGAAGACGCAGTAGCTAAGGTAGGAACTAATGCCCGCAAGTATCTTAAATTGTCCAAAGAATATCG CGAGCGTTCCAAGAGCAAAATTACGTTTAGAAATTTCGCTCGAGGGGACCTAGCATTGTTTTTACCAACTAGAAACTCAATAGCGAAGCCCTGGGCAGCGTTCAATG TCGCATTCCCCCATTACTTCCTGAATGCAACAGAAGATATTAGCGAACTACTGAAGTCTCGTGAATGGATTGTGGCTCGTATTGTGTCAATCACCGAGAGAATTGCAGATAGCAAG CGACCCAATGGAAACCCATTTGG GCTTGGGGACGGCGTTAAATTCCATCTACTGGATGTCGAGGATTGGACTCAACCGAGTAGTGCCGCTAAGAAACGCGTGGATTCTAACCTCACTCGTCCGCTCTCAATCGCCTCGTATGAAGCAAGAGAACGCATATCCTCATGGACGGAAACGACTGCAATGGCCACAGCATTACCACAATCAATCTCGGACAAGGAGGGTACATCACCTGGAGTTACCGGGTCTCCTGGCCAAAAGTTCGGACCTCGACCTCCATCTCCCCCACGTTACTTTAGTAAGATGAGTGTGAGCCCTTCAGCAGGACCCTCTTCCCTTTCCAAAGTGTTAGCACAAGCGCCCGTACCATCATCGCCCCGTCCCTCTTCTACATTTTCTAACCAACGGAATGTGAACCCCGAGAGGTCAAGATCACGTACAACCTCGCTGTCTTC GGCCCGTCGACCTCAATTCAATGGGTCCAATAAAGCTGCTGCAACTACCGCGTTATCCGACCCTGCTGTACCGGCAACATCTTCGGGCGCCACTCCCGAGCCTGGTACCACCCCATCACCTTCTGGATCTGCTTTTGAGGGCATGAGCAGTATCGCACTGGCGCAAAGGAGGCCCACGTCCATCAGCCCGGGCATCAGTGCAGGCAGCACATTAGCTAACATAGCAAG
- a CDS encoding RNA recognition motif protein: MPQLPSDVWAIVLCWLVSNHGTLSLKPSTLVSRGIGREADRLLWENLKIESLGALITLSRMILARARISLHLSTLCVQTTAPDCMAFKPMDIIQVQQALMRCTKLSALELWIGPGASGVELIRELDIPSLHAFSADLMVDTHLLRFLERHPSIRELHIGTETVGPVLPIHEYILPNLQVLEAPLPLATMLLPYRPVSHLKVWANYGLSQDMAIADALRLIDCMRLSTTGIVSFRFEDGPPYTPAIHQYGASFSQHMKLLGLLFIDREEEDQALQLAQLAPSLQIIQFDNAMANQRTSSEQRDFVLRLGQAFKYLRLVSFEDDYQKTYWGRLKNNKWARHRPPPPNNPDGQWVHDMAPGSAEEHKARPINSTTGDESARLLVSNLHYEVTEKDLSMIFGTIGTLSCEPTIRYDRSGRSTGVANVTFTHARDAKLAQKQLDGVMAKGEAMVVKLDSPPPGSRHQPTGRNATNTLLSRMEKKPLVDRLAEGAREASKKNTNDKAGPGPGPGPARSVRGKGKPTGGKGPRAKPAPKTAEDLDKELEAFMGEGDTKGENNKEEDISMA; encoded by the exons ATGCCTCAGTTACCAAGCGACGTGTGGGCCATCGTTTTGTGCTGGCTTGTATCTAATCATGGCACTCTCTCCCTGAAGCCTTCAACATTAGTCTCTCGTGGAATTGGTCGTGAGGCCGACCGACTACTctgggaaaacctcaaaatcGAGTCCCTAGGCGCATTGATCACACTTTCAAGAATGATCCTAGCACGTGCACGTATATCTTTGCATTTATCGACACTTTGTGTGCAGACGACCGCCCCGGACTGTATGGCATTCAAACCTATGGATATTATCCAGGTCCAACAGGCTCTTATGCGGTGTACAAAGCTTTCTGCGCTTGAATTGTGGATTGGGCCTGGGGCTTCGGGAGTCGAACTCATTCGCGAGTTAGACATACCTTCCTTGCATGCATTCTCCGCAGATCTCATGGTCGATACGCATTTATTGAGGTTTTTGGAAAGGCATCCCAGTATCCGAGAACTTCACATAGGTACTGAGACGGTAGGACCCGTTCTACCTATTCACGAATATATACTG CCCAATTTACAAGTGCTAGAAGCTCCACTACCACTTGCCACTATGCTGTTACCATATAGACCAGTTTCACACCTAAAGGTGTGGGCCAACTATGGTCTAAGTCAAGATATGGCAATCGCGGATGCACTGCGCCTGATCGACTGTATGCGCCTCAGCACCACCGGGATCGTGTCTTTTCGGTTTGAGGATGGCCCCCCATATACACCTGCTATTCACCAATACGGGGCCAGTTTCTCTCAGCACATGAAACTTCTGGGTCTGTTGTTTATTGATCGGGAAGAG GAGGACCAGGCACTCCAGCTCGCGCAGCTTGCTCCGAG CCTTCAAATAATTCAGTTTGATAATGCTATGGCGAATCAACGGACGAGCTCCGAACAGCGCGACTTTGTGCTTCGTCTCGGACAAGCATTCAAATATCTTCGGTTGGTATCG TTTGAGGACGATTACCAGAAGACGTATTGGGGAAGACTGAAGAACAACAAATGGGCACGCCAT CGCCCACCTCCCCCAAACAATCCGGATGGCCAGTGGGTGCACGACATGGCCCCAGGATCAGCCGAGGAGCATAAGGCTCGACCTATCAACTCAACTACAGGCGATGAATCGGCTCGCCTTCTCGTCTCAAATTTGCATTATGAAGTGACAGAGAAGGATCTGTCG ATGATTTTTGGAACTATCGGAACGCTCTCATGCGAACCGACCATCAGG TACGATCGTAGCGGTCGCTCAACTGGCGTCGCCAACGTAACATTTACTCATGCGAGAGATGCGAAACTTGCTCAAAAGCAATTGGATGGGGTCATGGCAAAAG GCGAGGCAATGGTTGTCAAACTTGATTCGCCACCGCCAGGTTCGCGACATCAACCTACTGGACGAAACGCAACGAATACATTACTTAGTCGTATGGAGAAAAAGCCTCTGGTTGATCGTCTAGCAGAGGGCGCGCGTGAAGCATCTAAAAA AAATACCAATGACAAGGCAGGACCCGGACCCGGACCCGGACCAGCGAGGAGCGTACGAGGGAAGGGGAAACCGACAGGAGGAAAAGGACCCCGAGCCAAACCTGCTCCCAAGACTGCCGAAGATCTAGACAAGGAGTTGGAAGCGTTTATGGGAGAGGGTGATACCAAAGGCGAAAACAACAAGGAGGAGGATATTTCGATGGCTTGA
- a CDS encoding Zinc-finger double-stranded RNA-binding domain-containing protein: protein MSEKVGAYGNKASETGFRRRWDKEEYAQKAKEKDEDERKRMQENDELMKKGKRPRKHKEELPKPTELMKQREHDLELSKNLNKTMIVQNAGGRGPGQPGFYCDLCQRTLKDTSAYLDHVNSRQHLRRLGQTTQIARSTLDQVRARIALLREKTKEASTARSFDFEKRLQEVRDTEEQARAEKKRKKQEKNKPAETEAVEKTEEEESMAAMMGFGGFGSSKK from the exons ATGTCGGAGAAGGTAGGAGCATATGGGAATAAGGCC TCTGAGACCGGATTCCGTCGTAGATGGGACAAGGAAGAATACGCTCaaaaggccaaggagaaggatgaggatgagcgCAAGCGGATGCAGGAGAACGATGAGCTGATGAAGAAGG GTAAACGACCTCGCAAACATAAGGAGGAGCTTCCCAAGCCCACCGAACTCATGAAACAACGAGAACATGATCTTGAACTAAGCAAGAACTTAAATAAAACAATGATTGTTCAGAATGCAGGAGGGAGAGGCCCAGGGCAGCCTGGTTTCTACTGCGATCTCTGTCAGCGAACATTGAAAGACACTTCAGCGTATTTAGACCACGTCAACAGTCGGCAAC ATCTTCGGAGATTAGGGCAGACCACGCAAATTGCTAGGTCAACTCTCGACCAAGTACGAGCCCGCATTGCACTATTACGAGAGAAAACTAAGGAGGCATCAACTGCGCGATCGTTTGATTTCGAGAAACGTCTACAGGAAGTGCGGGACACCGAGGAGCAAGCGCGAGCTGAAAAGAAGCGCAAGAAGCAAGAGAAAAACAAACCTGCCGAAACTGAGGCAGTTGAAAAGAccgaagaggaagagtcCATGGCTGCTATGATGGGTTTCGGTGGGTTTGGATCGTCCAAGAAGTGA
- a CDS encoding NADH:flavin oxidoreductase/NADH oxidase yields MDDSVTLPCGKQLRNRLVKAAMYEAMANFGGGPPTQQHYELYSRWATGGWGMIITGNVQVCQSHLTLGRDVILPRTAAEMECFRHWAYCMKSFSEKGSPVTIMQLSHAGRQSPRFIGGRNPWTPPSAPSAQPMTPREGILSRLVFSILFQPPHPLDKVEIGSVVSAFVSGALVAYDSGFDGIQLHASHGYLLSQFLSIKNNGRTDDYGPPNELKLLHDIVSTIRAEPRIPDSFVIGVKLNAGDYAGDQAAEEHALSHVRSIAAWRKVDFLEIRLVGQVTHFTFCNLFELLQAEGTMNHLISWEEPVLVRLSFHASPEKP; encoded by the exons ATGGATGACTCGGTAACCCTTCCATGTGGGAAACAGCTGCGGAACCGCCTAGTAAAG GCGGCAATGTACGAGGCTATGGCTAACTTTGGTGGAGGCCCGCCAACCCAACAGCACTATGAGCTTTACTCACGTTGGGCCACCGGAGGGTGGGGGATGATTATTACGG GTAATGTACAAGTATGTCAATCACACCTTACACTAGGGAGAGATGTCATATTACCAAGAACTGCAGCTGAAATGGAGTGCTTCAGACACTGGGCGTACTGCATGAAGTCATTCTCGGAAAAAGGGAGTCCTGTAACAATCATGCAGCTAAGTCATGCGGGTAGACAGTCACCCCGATTCATAGGAGGGCGGAACCCGTGGACACCTCCATCGGCTCCTTCCGCTCAGCCGATGACTCCGCGAGAAGGCATTCTCTCCCGTCTAGTGTTTTCAATCTTATTCCAGCCCCCTCATCCTTTGGACAAAGTGGAAATCGGGTCTGTCGTCTCCGCATTCGTATCTGGTGCGCTTGTTGCGTATGATTCCGGGTTTGATGGTATTCAACTACATGCTTCCCATGGAT ACCTACTATCGCAATTTCTTTCCATCAAAAACAATGGTCGGACAGACGATTACGGCCCACCAAACGAGCTTAAACTCCTCCACGACATAGTGTCTACCATACGTGCAGAGCCCCGAATACCGGACTCATTCGTAATTGGTGTCAAGCTGAATGCTGGGGACTACGCTGGCGATCAAGCCGCCGAAGAGCACGCTCTCTCCCACGTGCGATCAATCGCAGCATGGCGAAAAGTCGACTTTCTGGAGATCAGGTTAGTTGGACAAGTGACGCACTTTACATTTTGTAACCTGTTTGAGTTGTTACAAGCGGAGGGGACTATGAATCACCTG ATTTCATGGGAAGAGCCAGTCCTCGTCAGGCTTTCTTTTCACGCTTCTCCCGAAAAGCCCTAG